One genomic segment of Oceanotoga teriensis includes these proteins:
- a CDS encoding DUF1295 domain-containing protein, producing MSFLNYYLTAILGVFLYMVIIFFIAKSKDKYSIVDIGWGPGFVLIAWITFLLESNFGIHSLLTTILITIWGMRLGVYLYVRNAGKPEDYRYVNMKKGWKTNIPTKAFFQVFMLQGFLMLLISYAIISVNYSSASDFGVLAFIGLILWIFGFLFESIGDMQLKKFVRNKKPGEVMKTGLWKYTRHPNYFGESVQWWGIFLISIESSKDFFTLITPVVITYLLLFVSGVPLLEKKYKDNPDFQEYASKTSIFFPWFPKR from the coding sequence ATGAGTTTTTTGAATTATTATCTTACAGCGATTTTGGGAGTTTTTTTATATATGGTTATTATATTTTTTATAGCTAAATCTAAAGATAAGTATTCTATAGTTGATATAGGTTGGGGACCAGGTTTTGTTTTGATAGCATGGATTACTTTTTTATTGGAGAGTAATTTTGGTATTCATTCATTACTTACAACTATATTGATAACTATATGGGGTATGAGACTTGGTGTTTATTTATATGTTAGAAATGCTGGTAAACCTGAAGATTATAGGTATGTAAATATGAAGAAGGGCTGGAAAACGAATATTCCAACCAAAGCATTTTTTCAAGTTTTTATGCTTCAAGGTTTTTTGATGCTTTTAATATCTTATGCGATAATATCGGTAAATTATTCTTCTGCATCTGATTTTGGTGTTTTAGCTTTTATTGGATTGATTTTATGGATTTTTGGTTTTTTATTTGAAAGTATTGGTGATATGCAATTAAAGAAATTTGTTAGAAATAAAAAACCAGGTGAAGTTATGAAAACAGGTTTATGGAAGTATACGAGACATCCAAATTATTTTGGGGAATCTGTACAATGGTGGGGAATTTTTTTGATTTCTATAGAATCATCTAAAGATTTTTTTACTTTGATTACTCCCGTTGTTATAACTTATCTTCTTTTATTTGTTTCTGGTGTTCCTTTGCTTGAGAAGAAGTATAAGGATAATCCAGATTTTCAAGAATATGCAAGTAAAACATCAATTTTTTTTCCTTGGTTTCCAAAAAGGTAG
- a CDS encoding DAK2 domain-containing protein, giving the protein MKLEIIDGEKIYYAFFSGGKEVIKSQQNLNDINVFPVADGDTGTNLASTMHSIIEKSIKSVSVSETLRSIADSALLGARGNSGAIFAQFINGLSIGIGDKEKLNIDDFIMSLNHAVEYSYSAVNEPVEGTMLTVISDWVHSMHSLRNNILNFTDLFIYSLDEAKKSLEKTPEKLQILKDSGVVDAGAKGFVTFVEGITKAFKENLFNSEYYSDNSDSSVFYNSIEENHFVGNIDDIKFRYCTEALLQNDERIDAVAIKESIKSYGDSLVVVSGNDKCRIHIHTNDPSKLFYTLKKYGDIIEEKVDDMKLQYKINNLDKKKRRIAVVTDSTCDLPQDIIDKYNIHILPLSLYFGKSHFLDKVTIKPDQFYDLVDSEETFPKSSQPTVKSFQNLYSFLSSHYDSIIAIHLTKEFSGTWYNSFKASEKIKNKKITVINSKHLSASLGMLVLRAVRAIEKGMEHDEVVNLIESLRNKTINLVSVKTLKYMVKGGRVSPLKGFMAKLLNLKPIVSVDKEGNSKLYGKAFSERANFKKIVDMLDNFSNSGTDLNSYCVVHAHNMKGALKMADLVEKRIGIKPEYIMDISAIVGMNSGRGAVSIGAVLN; this is encoded by the coding sequence ATGAAGCTTGAAATTATAGATGGTGAAAAAATATATTATGCATTTTTTTCTGGTGGTAAAGAAGTTATTAAGAGTCAACAAAATTTGAATGATATAAATGTTTTTCCAGTTGCTGACGGAGATACTGGTACTAATCTTGCCTCTACTATGCATTCAATAATAGAGAAAAGTATTAAATCTGTATCTGTTTCTGAAACTTTGAGATCTATAGCTGATTCAGCTCTTTTAGGTGCAAGAGGAAATTCAGGTGCAATTTTTGCTCAGTTTATAAATGGTTTGAGTATAGGTATAGGTGATAAAGAAAAACTCAATATAGATGATTTTATAATGAGTTTAAATCATGCTGTTGAGTATTCATATTCGGCTGTTAATGAACCTGTGGAAGGGACTATGCTCACAGTAATAAGTGATTGGGTTCATTCAATGCATAGTTTGAGGAATAATATTTTGAATTTTACGGATTTATTTATTTATTCTCTTGATGAAGCTAAGAAATCTCTTGAAAAAACTCCAGAAAAACTTCAAATTTTAAAAGATTCAGGAGTAGTTGATGCTGGAGCAAAAGGTTTTGTTACTTTTGTTGAAGGAATTACAAAAGCTTTTAAAGAAAATCTTTTTAATAGTGAATATTATTCTGATAATTCAGATTCTTCTGTTTTTTATAATAGTATAGAAGAAAATCATTTTGTTGGAAATATAGATGATATAAAATTTAGATATTGTACGGAAGCACTTTTGCAGAATGATGAGAGGATAGATGCTGTAGCTATTAAAGAATCTATTAAGAGTTACGGTGATTCTTTAGTAGTTGTTTCTGGAAATGATAAATGTAGAATTCATATTCATACGAATGACCCTTCTAAACTTTTTTATACTTTAAAGAAATATGGAGACATAATCGAGGAAAAAGTTGATGATATGAAACTTCAATATAAAATAAATAATCTTGATAAAAAAAAGAGACGTATAGCTGTAGTTACAGATTCTACATGCGATCTTCCTCAAGATATTATTGATAAATATAATATACATATTTTGCCACTGTCTTTGTATTTTGGTAAGTCACATTTCTTGGATAAGGTTACTATTAAACCGGATCAGTTTTATGATTTGGTTGATAGTGAAGAAACCTTTCCTAAATCTTCACAACCAACTGTTAAATCTTTTCAAAATCTTTATTCTTTTTTGTCAAGTCATTATGATTCTATTATTGCAATTCATTTGACTAAAGAATTTAGTGGTACATGGTATAACAGTTTTAAAGCTTCAGAAAAGATAAAAAATAAAAAAATCACTGTTATAAATTCAAAACATTTATCTGCGAGTTTAGGAATGCTTGTTTTAAGAGCTGTGAGAGCTATTGAAAAAGGTATGGAGCATGATGAAGTTGTAAATCTTATAGAAAGTTTGAGAAATAAAACTATTAATCTTGTTTCGGTTAAAACTTTAAAGTATATGGTAAAAGGAGGACGTGTTTCTCCTTTGAAAGGTTTTATGGCTAAATTATTGAATTTAAAGCCTATAGTTTCTGTTGATAAGGAAGGAAACTCAAAGCTTTATGGGAAAGCGTTTAGTGAAAGAGCAAATTTTAAGAAGATCGTTGATATGTTGGATAATTTTAGTAATAGCGGGACTGATTTGAATTCTTATTGTGTAGTTCATGCTCATAATATGAAAGGTGCTTTGAAGATGGCAGATCTTGTTGAAAAAAGAATTGGTATTAAACCAGAATATATTATGGATATTTCTGCCATTGTTGGAATGAATTCTGGAAGAGGTGCTGTTAGTATAGGAGCTGTTTTAAATTAG
- the frr gene encoding ribosome recycling factor encodes MAKNAYSKSVTDKMEKSVNHLRDELKKLRTGRPSASLFADMMVDYYGAPTPVSQTSTVTVGEDRSVSITPWDKSLLEKIEKTINSSNLGLHAINDGVVVRVNFPAPTVEDRKKWVKIAKDMLEDTKVSLRNIRRDELKLVKEDKDNGDLPEDDAKKVEDEIQNILKDHEKKVDEIFAKKEKEIMES; translated from the coding sequence ATGGCTAAAAATGCTTATTCCAAATCAGTTACCGATAAAATGGAAAAGAGTGTAAATCATTTAAGAGATGAATTAAAAAAATTGAGAACAGGAAGACCTTCTGCATCTTTATTTGCAGATATGATGGTTGATTATTATGGGGCTCCAACTCCTGTAAGTCAGACTTCAACTGTTACAGTTGGTGAAGATAGATCTGTTTCTATAACACCTTGGGATAAATCTTTACTTGAAAAGATTGAGAAAACTATAAATTCTTCTAATCTTGGTCTTCATGCTATTAATGATGGTGTTGTAGTTAGAGTTAATTTTCCTGCTCCAACTGTTGAGGATAGAAAGAAATGGGTTAAGATTGCGAAAGATATGCTTGAAGATACTAAAGTATCTTTGAGAAATATTAGAAGAGATGAACTTAAACTTGTGAAAGAAGATAAAGATAATGGAGATCTTCCTGAGGATGATGCAAAAAAGGTTGAAGATGAAATTCAAAATATTTTGAAGGATCATGAAAAGAAAGTTGATGAAATTTTTGCTAAAAAAGAAAAGGAGATCATGGAATCTTGA
- the uppS gene encoding polyprenyl diphosphate synthase, with protein sequence MIIEDLKIPNHIGIIMDGNGRWAQKKGKKRNFGHEVGAQVAENVIEWSADLGVRYLTLYSFSTENWKRPESEVNFLFKLFVKYLETRMLKIISKGVRMRFSGRIDKLPLEVQNACSRIENKSLNNDKIDLIMALNYGGRQEIVDSVNKLISQGKSFITEEDILSNLYLNDVPDPDFIIRTSGEERLSNFLLWQSAYSEFYFTDVLWPDFDYEEYIKALKVYNKRVRRFGGINRSDENGCE encoded by the coding sequence TTGATTATAGAAGATTTGAAAATACCAAATCATATTGGAATTATTATGGATGGTAATGGAAGATGGGCTCAAAAAAAAGGAAAGAAAAGAAATTTTGGGCATGAAGTTGGTGCTCAAGTTGCTGAAAATGTAATAGAATGGTCTGCAGATTTAGGGGTGAGGTATCTCACCCTATATTCATTTTCTACTGAGAATTGGAAGAGGCCGGAGTCTGAGGTTAATTTTTTGTTTAAGTTGTTTGTTAAATATCTTGAAACGAGAATGTTGAAAATTATATCTAAAGGCGTTAGAATGAGGTTTTCTGGTAGGATAGATAAATTGCCTTTAGAAGTTCAAAATGCTTGTTCGAGAATAGAAAATAAGAGTTTAAATAATGATAAAATAGATTTAATAATGGCTTTGAATTATGGTGGAAGACAGGAGATCGTTGATAGTGTTAATAAACTTATATCACAGGGGAAATCTTTTATTACAGAAGAGGATATATTATCTAATTTGTATTTGAATGATGTTCCAGATCCTGATTTTATAATTAGAACTTCTGGTGAAGAGCGTTTGAGTAATTTTTTATTATGGCAATCAGCATATTCTGAATTTTATTTTACTGATGTTTTATGGCCAGATTTTGATTATGAAGAGTATATTAAAGCTTTAAAAGTTTATAATAAAAGAGTTAGAAGGTTTGGCGGTATAAACAGGAGTGATGAAAATGGGTGTGAATAA
- a CDS encoding MgtC/SapB family protein has translation MDFLTIFSTNSHIIVSMIFATISGALIGYTREKMNRPAGIRTHAILSLGASILTYMSMNTFYIEGTGDPGRVTAQIVSGIGFLGAGTILKYQNKVKGLTTAATLWISAAIGISFGAEEYFIGWFSTGLTFIVAISNSVIKKRKRDTLTIQVDLKSKKYINSVVEVLLKYHVKLKELDYEESNDKVFYLTLTNVIEDKIPYVKKDLILLEGIENVIIHTDDDD, from the coding sequence ATGGACTTTTTGACAATCTTTTCAACAAATTCACATATAATTGTATCCATGATATTTGCCACTATATCAGGTGCTCTAATAGGATACACAAGAGAAAAGATGAACAGACCAGCAGGAATAAGAACTCATGCAATATTATCACTGGGAGCATCTATACTAACCTATATGTCAATGAATACTTTCTATATAGAAGGTACAGGCGATCCAGGACGTGTTACGGCACAAATAGTATCTGGAATAGGTTTTCTTGGTGCAGGAACAATATTAAAATATCAAAACAAAGTAAAAGGATTGACAACCGCAGCTACACTTTGGATATCTGCAGCAATTGGAATATCCTTTGGAGCAGAAGAATATTTCATAGGATGGTTTTCAACTGGATTAACTTTTATAGTTGCCATATCCAACTCAGTTATAAAAAAGAGAAAAAGGGACACTTTAACTATTCAAGTAGATTTAAAAAGCAAAAAATATATAAACAGTGTTGTAGAAGTTCTGTTAAAATATCATGTTAAGTTAAAAGAACTCGATTATGAAGAAAGTAATGATAAAGTATTTTATTTAACCTTAACAAATGTAATAGAAGACAAAATTCCTTATGTAAAAAAAGACTTAATACTACTTGAAGGCATTGAAAACGTGATAATTCATACAGATGATGATGATTAA
- a CDS encoding phosphatidate cytidylyltransferase yields MGVNKKDIFIRSLSGFIIGPVVVLSFLLYPTLIGLVTTIVMLASFEFIEMASQELKDKNVFKLFMTLLVGTASLIYGFAIEAEYQGILPFEAETIFFLAFFVLSFSVLLNIKDIRMAKKLISAGAISLLYISFFLSNFFMLHINYGSSMAILALTSVWMYDAAAYFFGLNFGKHKISPTFSPKKSWEGFIGGIFGTYVYIFLFEMIRNYLNFKNIINPFYMIFFAIMVGVFDTVGDLIESIFKRHYNVKDSSDILPGHGGLLDRIDGLLMVTPMWYFLLRIFWI; encoded by the coding sequence ATGGGTGTGAATAAAAAAGATATTTTTATCAGATCTCTATCAGGCTTTATTATAGGGCCAGTAGTGGTTTTATCTTTTTTGCTTTATCCTACTTTAATAGGGTTGGTTACTACTATAGTTATGCTGGCTTCTTTTGAGTTTATAGAGATGGCTTCTCAAGAGCTTAAAGATAAGAATGTTTTTAAGCTTTTTATGACTTTATTAGTTGGAACTGCATCTTTGATATATGGTTTTGCAATTGAAGCAGAGTATCAGGGTATATTGCCTTTTGAGGCAGAAACTATATTTTTTCTTGCATTTTTTGTTTTGAGTTTTAGTGTTTTATTGAATATAAAAGATATAAGAATGGCTAAAAAACTTATAAGTGCTGGAGCAATTAGCCTTTTATATATTTCTTTTTTTCTTTCAAATTTTTTTATGCTTCATATAAATTATGGTTCAAGTATGGCTATTTTAGCATTGACTTCTGTTTGGATGTATGATGCTGCGGCTTATTTTTTTGGCTTGAACTTTGGAAAGCATAAGATATCACCAACATTTTCACCTAAAAAAAGTTGGGAAGGTTTTATAGGTGGAATTTTTGGTACTTATGTCTATATTTTTTTGTTTGAAATGATTAGAAATTATCTTAATTTTAAGAATATAATAAATCCATTTTATATGATATTTTTTGCCATAATGGTTGGCGTTTTTGATACTGTTGGAGATTTAATTGAATCAATTTTTAAAAGGCATTATAATGTAAAAGATTCAAGCGATATTCTTCCAGGACATGGTGGATTGTTGGATAGAATAGATGGCCTTTTAATGGTTACTCCAATGTGGTATTTTTTATTGAGAATATTCTGGATTTAA
- a CDS encoding type II secretion system protein — MKGREGFTILEVLIVLGIIAIIGSIAVPVVGGVIKQANATKILTEMRQVQSATIQYVLIEGKDKSLTIDDLKNEELLNPKIDSNIILKEYNKRLYVVYDLDEPDIKYFKKVDKEINTEVEGRPSIFIDF, encoded by the coding sequence ATGAAGGGTAGGGAAGGTTTTACTATTTTAGAAGTTTTGATAGTTCTTGGAATAATAGCAATTATAGGTTCTATTGCTGTTCCAGTTGTTGGTGGTGTTATTAAGCAAGCAAATGCTACAAAGATTTTAACGGAGATGAGGCAAGTTCAGAGTGCTACAATTCAGTATGTTTTAATCGAAGGAAAAGATAAGAGTTTAACTATAGATGATTTAAAAAATGAAGAATTGTTGAATCCAAAGATAGACTCTAATATCATATTAAAAGAATATAATAAAAGATTGTATGTCGTATATGATCTAGATGAACCAGATATAAAATATTTTAAAAAAGTAGATAAGGAGATCAATACTGAAGTCGAAGGAAGGCCTTCTATTTTTATTGATTTTTAA
- a CDS encoding M3 family oligoendopeptidase: MSNWKLDFFYESAKDENIKKDLDQTVKNVIKVKNEYYQKLSNPELTPEELKKFFEEHDKALEKGLLAIQFAHLNYSRSTINEDAQKLFSLAMDYETKIDMELSFWKPVLLKQSEEKLKELMNSEELKDYKHVIVKLIQSKEHILSEEAERVISALDNSSRSAFGELYGRLTNSYEFQVTIDGQIKEMTGPQVRSLRMNPDKEIRKNAMNEFFNRYEKDKIIIENIYSSIAKHYDTESKLRNFKEPISMRNLANEVDDEIIKTVIDVTTKRTPMVHKYYKWKGEKLGIDMTLADIYAPMSKVNKEYTFEESKKIVLESYYEFDEEVGKIVESFFDDGRIDSEIKKGKRGGAFCSYIIPNYKPFVLMNFTGNMRDVMTLAHELGHGVHGTLSSDQNMWNYHTPLTMAEVASVFGEMLVMDKVLPNLSEDDKQAFIASKIEDMFATMFRQNMFARFEIQSHKMIQENGGANWEELSELYKNELEIMFGDSVKMTEEYKYEWASIPHIFNVPFYVYAYNFANLMVIALYEKYKQEGKSFVPKYKELLRSGGKDSPEKLLEKLGINLKERSFWEKGFDFVERELINKLK; this comes from the coding sequence ATGTCTAATTGGAAATTAGATTTTTTTTATGAATCTGCGAAGGATGAAAACATAAAAAAAGATCTCGATCAAACGGTAAAAAACGTTATAAAAGTAAAAAATGAATACTATCAAAAACTATCAAATCCAGAATTAACACCTGAAGAACTCAAAAAATTCTTTGAAGAACATGATAAAGCCTTAGAAAAAGGGTTACTCGCAATACAATTTGCTCACTTAAACTACTCAAGATCTACAATAAATGAAGACGCACAAAAATTATTTTCATTGGCTATGGATTATGAAACAAAAATTGATATGGAATTATCTTTTTGGAAACCTGTTTTATTAAAACAATCGGAAGAAAAACTAAAAGAACTCATGAATTCAGAAGAATTAAAAGACTATAAACATGTAATAGTAAAACTAATACAATCAAAAGAACATATACTAAGCGAAGAAGCTGAAAGAGTTATATCTGCACTCGATAATTCATCAAGAAGTGCTTTTGGAGAATTATATGGAAGACTAACAAACTCATATGAATTTCAAGTAACGATAGATGGTCAAATAAAAGAAATGACAGGCCCACAAGTTAGATCTTTAAGAATGAACCCAGATAAAGAAATAAGAAAAAATGCTATGAATGAATTCTTTAACAGATATGAAAAAGACAAAATAATAATAGAAAATATTTATTCATCTATTGCAAAACATTATGACACAGAATCCAAATTAAGAAACTTTAAAGAACCTATATCGATGAGAAATCTTGCAAATGAAGTAGATGATGAAATAATAAAAACAGTAATAGATGTAACAACCAAAAGAACACCTATGGTACACAAATATTATAAATGGAAAGGCGAAAAACTTGGAATAGATATGACTTTAGCTGATATATATGCTCCTATGTCAAAAGTAAACAAAGAATATACCTTTGAAGAATCAAAAAAAATAGTTCTCGAATCCTATTATGAATTTGATGAAGAAGTTGGAAAAATAGTAGAATCATTCTTTGATGATGGCAGAATAGACTCAGAAATAAAAAAAGGTAAAAGAGGTGGTGCTTTCTGTTCATATATCATTCCTAATTACAAACCTTTTGTACTGATGAACTTTACTGGGAATATGAGAGATGTTATGACACTTGCACATGAACTTGGACATGGAGTACATGGAACATTATCTTCAGATCAAAACATGTGGAACTATCATACACCATTAACTATGGCTGAAGTAGCTTCTGTATTTGGAGAAATGCTCGTCATGGACAAAGTATTACCAAATTTATCCGAAGATGATAAACAAGCCTTTATAGCCTCAAAAATAGAAGATATGTTTGCAACTATGTTTAGACAAAATATGTTTGCAAGATTCGAAATTCAATCCCATAAAATGATCCAAGAAAACGGTGGAGCAAACTGGGAAGAACTTTCAGAACTATATAAAAATGAATTAGAAATAATGTTTGGAGACTCAGTTAAAATGACAGAAGAATATAAATATGAATGGGCAAGCATACCTCATATATTCAATGTTCCATTCTATGTTTATGCATACAACTTTGCAAATTTAATGGTAATAGCCTTATATGAAAAATACAAACAAGAAGGAAAATCATTCGTTCCAAAATACAAAGAATTATTGAGAAGCGGAGGAAAAGACTCTCCAGAAAAATTACTCGAAAAACTCGGAATAAACTTAAAAGAAAGATCTTTCTGGGAAAAAGGTTTTGACTTTGTAGAAAGAGAATTGATAAATAAATTAAAATAA
- the alaS gene encoding alanine--tRNA ligase, which yields MEWMSYKDIREKFLSFFESKSHKRLASSPLVPNDPQLMFTVAGMVPFKPIFWGKMEPTYTRITTCQKCIRTNDIDNVGRTARHQTFFEMLGNFSFGDYFKEEAIVWAWEFLTDVLHMPEDKLWPSVYLEDDEAFKIWKDIVGVPEDRIMKFDKSENWWGPVGPTGPCGPSSEIYFDTGYTNNCPDSSNCSPACECGRFVEIWNIVFTEFYADENGTFSPLQRKNIDTGAGLERITAAIQNVYSNFDTDVFSNIIKKIEKVLKVNYGQDDKKDVSIKVIADHARAAAFIISEGILPSNEGRGYVLRRIIRRAIRHGNLLGMKDKFFNDIVDQVILDMGSFYPEIKDKKDFIDKIIDAEETRFLETLDKGIEKLNNIIKDIKTDIISGDIVFELYDTYGFPVDITREIAEDNSLSIDEDGFDMFMNEQKERARSAAGSKEYDSKNEAYKIVGEELLRTNFEGYDKLSSSSKVLYLIDGNSFIDSAFEGNEVDLICSNTPFYAEKGGQISDRGIIRNDSFEAEVLSVKVVYNEVIAHRIRVVKGNVDKNDDVELLVDENFRNDVKRNHSATHLLHSALRQVIGDHIKQAGSYVGPDRLRFDFTHYEGLTDVQISEIERIVNDQILKAMPVITDVKSLEEAKNMNVIALFEEKYGDEVRIVKMGDFSSELCGGTHVSNTGEIGLFKIVSESSVSAGIRRIEAITGIKTLEAFNNYETILKSINNIVDGTVDSVYDKIVSILEDSKNKDKIIKKLESKLATSNLDSFMNSAVDIDGKPLIIGVLEDVDSDVLRNTSDTLLSKVKSGAVILFNKSDKVNFVVKVSKDAIDVFHAGNMARNIAKFLGGGGGGRPDFAQAGGKDPSKVNEVVSNIKKFI from the coding sequence ATGGAATGGATGAGCTATAAGGATATAAGAGAAAAATTTTTATCTTTTTTTGAAAGTAAGAGTCATAAAAGACTTGCCAGTTCTCCATTAGTTCCTAATGATCCACAACTTATGTTTACTGTTGCTGGTATGGTACCTTTTAAACCAATTTTTTGGGGTAAGATGGAACCTACTTATACAAGGATTACAACATGTCAAAAATGTATAAGAACTAATGATATAGATAATGTTGGTAGAACAGCAAGACATCAGACTTTTTTTGAAATGCTTGGAAATTTTTCTTTTGGAGATTATTTTAAAGAAGAAGCTATTGTATGGGCATGGGAATTTTTAACGGATGTTTTGCATATGCCAGAGGATAAATTATGGCCTTCTGTTTATTTAGAAGATGATGAAGCTTTTAAAATATGGAAAGATATTGTAGGTGTTCCTGAAGATAGAATTATGAAATTTGATAAAAGTGAAAATTGGTGGGGACCTGTTGGACCTACTGGTCCATGTGGACCATCGAGTGAAATTTATTTTGATACAGGATATACAAATAATTGTCCGGATTCTTCAAATTGTTCACCAGCTTGTGAATGTGGAAGATTTGTAGAAATTTGGAATATAGTTTTCACAGAGTTCTATGCAGATGAAAATGGAACTTTTTCACCATTGCAAAGAAAAAATATAGATACTGGAGCTGGACTTGAAAGAATTACTGCAGCTATACAGAATGTTTATTCTAATTTTGATACAGATGTTTTTTCAAATATAATTAAAAAGATAGAAAAAGTTTTGAAGGTTAATTATGGTCAAGATGATAAAAAGGATGTTTCCATAAAAGTTATTGCTGATCATGCAAGAGCAGCAGCTTTTATTATTTCAGAAGGAATTTTACCTTCTAATGAAGGTAGAGGGTATGTTCTTAGAAGAATTATAAGAAGGGCTATAAGACATGGAAATTTATTGGGAATGAAGGATAAATTTTTTAATGATATAGTTGATCAGGTTATTTTGGATATGGGAAGTTTTTATCCTGAAATAAAGGATAAAAAGGATTTTATCGATAAGATAATTGATGCTGAAGAAACTAGATTTTTAGAGACCCTTGATAAGGGTATAGAAAAATTAAATAATATTATAAAAGATATAAAAACAGATATTATTTCTGGAGATATTGTTTTTGAACTTTATGATACTTATGGATTTCCTGTTGATATAACAAGAGAAATAGCAGAGGATAATTCTTTGAGTATTGATGAAGATGGATTTGATATGTTTATGAATGAACAAAAAGAAAGAGCAAGATCTGCAGCTGGATCTAAAGAATATGATTCTAAGAATGAAGCTTATAAGATAGTTGGTGAAGAATTATTAAGAACAAATTTTGAAGGTTATGATAAATTAAGTTCTTCTTCAAAAGTATTGTATTTGATAGATGGCAACAGTTTTATAGATTCTGCTTTTGAAGGTAATGAGGTTGATTTGATTTGTTCAAATACACCTTTCTATGCTGAAAAAGGTGGTCAGATTTCTGATAGAGGTATTATTAGAAATGATTCTTTTGAAGCCGAAGTTTTATCTGTTAAGGTTGTTTATAATGAAGTAATTGCACATAGAATTAGAGTTGTTAAAGGAAATGTTGATAAGAATGATGATGTGGAACTTTTAGTTGATGAAAATTTTAGAAATGATGTTAAGAGAAATCATTCTGCAACTCATCTTTTGCATTCGGCATTGAGACAGGTAATTGGAGATCATATTAAACAAGCTGGTTCTTATGTCGGACCTGATAGACTTAGATTTGATTTTACTCATTATGAAGGATTAACAGATGTTCAAATTTCTGAAATAGAAAGAATAGTGAATGATCAAATTCTAAAAGCTATGCCTGTTATAACAGATGTTAAAAGCCTTGAAGAGGCAAAAAATATGAATGTTATAGCTTTATTTGAAGAAAAATATGGTGATGAGGTAAGAATAGTTAAAATGGGAGATTTTTCTTCAGAACTTTGTGGAGGTACTCATGTTTCAAATACTGGTGAAATAGGACTTTTTAAGATTGTTTCTGAATCTTCTGTTTCAGCAGGTATTAGGAGAATTGAGGCTATTACAGGTATTAAAACTCTTGAAGCTTTTAATAATTATGAAACTATTTTGAAGAGTATAAATAATATTGTAGATGGAACAGTTGATAGTGTTTATGATAAGATTGTTTCTATTTTAGAAGATTCTAAAAATAAGGATAAAATTATAAAGAAACTTGAATCAAAACTTGCAACATCTAATCTCGATTCTTTTATGAATTCAGCGGTTGATATAGATGGTAAGCCATTGATAATAGGAGTTTTAGAGGATGTTGATTCGGATGTTTTAAGAAATACAAGTGATACTTTGCTTTCTAAAGTAAAAAGTGGTGCTGTTATACTTTTTAATAAGTCAGATAAAGTTAATTTTGTTGTGAAGGTTTCTAAGGATGCCATTGATGTTTTTCATGCTGGAAATATGGCAAGGAATATTGCTAAGTTTTTAGGTGGCGGTGGCGGTGGAAGACCTGATTTCGCTCAAGCTGGTGGGAAAGATCCATCTAAAGTCAATGAAGTTGTTTCTAATATTAAAAAGTTTATATAA